One window of Vitis riparia cultivar Riparia Gloire de Montpellier isolate 1030 chromosome 5, EGFV_Vit.rip_1.0, whole genome shotgun sequence genomic DNA carries:
- the LOC117914791 gene encoding major allergen Pru av 1-like has protein sequence MGVFTYESEVTSSVPPAKMFKAAILDSDNLIPKIRPQDIKSVEILQGQGGPGTIKKIHFGEGRKFKSMTHRVDAIDEENYTFSYTVIDGDVLTSGIESISHELKVVSSPDGGCIYKNTKKYHTKAGVEISEEHVKGGKEQSLAVFKAIEAYILAHPDAY, from the exons ATGGGTGTTTTCACTTACGAGAGTGAGGTCACTTCCTCGGTTCCCCCAGCCAAGATGTTCAAGGCCGCTATCCTCGATTCTGACAACCTCATTCCCAAGATAAGGCCTCAAGATATCAAGAGTGTGGAAATCCTACAAGGACAGGGAGGTCCCGGAACCATCAAGAAGATTCACTTTGGTGAAG GCAGAAAATTCAAAAGCATGACACACAGGGTTGATGCGATTGACGAAGAGAACTACACATTCAGCTACACTGTGATTGACGGAGATGTTTTGACGAGCGGCATTGAATCAATTTCTCATGAGCTCAAAGTGGTGTCTTCTCCTGATGGAGGATGCATCTACAAGAATACCAAAAAGTACCACACCAAGGCCGGTGTAGAGATCAGTGAAGAGCACGTTAAGGGCGGCAAAGAGCAGTCTCTCGCAGTGTTCAAGGCTATTGAAGCCTACATCTTGGCACACCCTGATGCCTATTAA